A single window of Rubripirellula lacrimiformis DNA harbors:
- a CDS encoding calmodulin-binding protein — MLRHLLIATALLGSYLATSDIASADQRAYGQNWGGQADTRDWNRFYHYPYVYYPQNFYGQEYFRSSDDMYHRYPQEMRIPVYNKKWHNFYPSSRRYHSGHQFILDVF, encoded by the coding sequence ATGCTTCGTCATCTATTGATCGCCACCGCGCTTCTTGGAAGCTACCTGGCCACATCCGATATCGCCTCGGCCGATCAACGAGCCTACGGCCAAAACTGGGGTGGCCAGGCCGATACACGCGACTGGAACCGCTTTTATCACTATCCCTACGTTTACTATCCCCAAAACTTCTATGGGCAAGAGTATTTTCGTAGCAGCGATGATATGTATCACCGCTATCCGCAAGAGATGCGGATCCCGGTCTACAACAAGAAGTGGCACAACTTCTATCCCAGCAGCCGCCGGTACCACAGCGGACATCAGTTTATCCTGGACGTGTTCTAG
- a CDS encoding DUF3299 domain-containing protein, producing MSAEIQMSSVVDQTSSYPYRAVSRSAIVSIILFVMALPGLLSAFVPMLGLSVIGIGAALVSLRSISRFPDEFGGKGLAVAGLSLNLVLLLGGISMHTYIYLTEVPDGYTRVQFYDLQQADGGPDQPTEAATTIHGQDIFLKGYIHPSSGSGLLKHFILVPDLGTCCFGGQPKSSDMIEITLSGGQTTKAGLTKKKLAGKFLVTPAPQQVTDFDNNIFYRMKVDQVR from the coding sequence ATGTCGGCTGAGATTCAAATGTCGTCGGTGGTCGATCAGACCTCGTCGTATCCCTATCGAGCGGTCAGTCGATCGGCGATCGTTTCGATCATTTTGTTCGTGATGGCCCTGCCCGGACTGCTGTCCGCCTTTGTTCCAATGCTGGGACTCAGCGTGATCGGCATCGGCGCGGCGCTGGTTTCATTGCGGTCGATCAGCCGGTTCCCGGATGAATTCGGCGGCAAGGGATTGGCGGTTGCCGGCCTGTCACTGAACCTGGTGCTGCTATTGGGCGGCATCTCGATGCACACCTACATCTACCTGACCGAAGTGCCAGATGGATACACACGTGTTCAGTTTTATGACCTGCAACAGGCCGATGGCGGTCCGGATCAGCCAACCGAAGCGGCCACCACGATCCACGGCCAGGACATTTTCCTGAAGGGTTACATTCACCCGTCATCCGGCAGCGGCTTGTTGAAACACTTCATTTTGGTACCCGACCTGGGGACCTGTTGCTTTGGGGGGCAGCCCAAAAGCAGCGATATGATCGAGATCACCTTGAGTGGTGGCCAGACGACAAAAGCCGGCCTGACGAAGAAAAAGCTGGCCGGCAAGTTCTTGGTGACCCCAGCACCGCAGCAGGTCACGGATTTCGACAACAACATCTTCTACCGCATGAAAGTCGATCAGGTCCGCTAA
- a CDS encoding FliM/FliN family flagellar motor switch protein produces MADLQSKYSKSVLSIKTPVNVTLARKMVPLQRIVDLVPGSMLTFDAHCDEPLTLEAGGTPIATGETIKIGDKFGLRIREILGPKQED; encoded by the coding sequence ATGGCTGACTTGCAGAGCAAATATTCCAAATCGGTGCTGTCGATCAAGACACCGGTCAACGTCACGCTGGCCCGAAAAATGGTGCCGCTGCAGCGAATCGTTGATCTGGTGCCCGGTTCGATGCTGACATTCGACGCCCACTGCGACGAACCGTTGACGCTCGAGGCCGGTGGGACCCCCATCGCTACGGGCGAAACGATCAAGATCGGCGACAAGTTCGGTTTACGGATCCGCGAAATCCTGGGCCCCAAGCAAGAAGACTAA